One window of the Salvia splendens isolate huo1 chromosome 1, SspV2, whole genome shotgun sequence genome contains the following:
- the LOC121752354 gene encoding protein FAR1-RELATED SEQUENCE 5-like encodes MEEVVVVPECSPELKPVVGQKFQSLDFAFVFYDVYARVVGFDTRKQGMRKTDGVTTWYYVVCNREGSKKSNEDDQLNARSGFSMKCKRLSKRCGCKVSISFKFFSEGGLPGYIIQEFNEVHNHYMVESEHQHFMTLNRKLDDVHHKFILDCSKANIGHTLTFKVLKEMLMYCMIFAPFTGKDNHSRAVTFGAGLLSSEGRDSYSWLFGCFVRCMGVAPKMIITDQDWGMKLAVQQVLLQTRHRWCMWHIMVKASDKLPKSLLGSEDFKKEFNACVWSDLLKPDEFDIIWNDIMERYGLEDVH; translated from the exons atggaagaag TGGTGgttgtacctgaatgttctCCAGAATTGAAGCCCGTCGTTGGTCAGAAGTTCCAATCACTAGATTTTGCTTTTGTGTTTTACGATGTATATGCTCGCGTTGTTGGTTTTGATACGCGCAAACAAGGAATGAGGAAGACGGACGGTGTTACCACTTGGTATTAtgttgtatgcaatagggaaggcaGCAAGAAGTCGAACGAGGATGACCAATTGAATGCACGTTCTGGTTTTTCTATGAAATGCAAAAGGTTATCCAAGCGTTGTGGTTGTAAAGTGAGCATATCGTTCAAGTTCTTCTCCGAAGGAGGACTTCCAGGTTATATTATTCAGGAGTTCAACGAGGTTCATAACCATTATATGGTTGAGTCAGAGCATCAGCATTTTATGACACTGAATCGAAAGTTGGATGATGTACATCACAAATTCATTCTTGATTGTTCCAAGGCTAATATAGGCCACACACTTACCTTTAAGGTGTTGAAGGAAATgttgat GTATTGCATGATTTTTGCTCCATTCACTGGAAAAGATAACCATTCCAGAGCAGTTACATTTGGAGCTGGATTGTTATCAAGTGAAGGCAGAGACTCATATTCTTGGTTGTTTGGCTGTTTTGTTCGATGTATGGGGGTTGCACCCAAAATGATTATCACTGATCAAGATTGGGGGATGAAACTTGCTGTTCAACAAGTACTTTTACAAACAAGGCACCGATGGTGCATGTGGCATATTATGGTTAAGGCGTCAGATAAGTTGCCCAAATCCTTGCTTGGTAGTGAAGATTTCAAAAAAGAGTTTAATGCATGTGTTTGGTCTGATTTGTTAAAGCCTGATGAGTTTGatataatatggaatgatattATGGAACGGTATGGATTAGAAGACGTCCACTGA